The Echinicola jeungdonensis genome segment TCGCTTTAGGGCACCTTTAAAGGTTTCATCACGGAGTTTTCGGTAATCTTCTACTTCCGAACCTATGATTTCCTTCCTGTTTTCCACTGGTAAATAGCCTTGGTAAAAGTTGCAGCCATATAATAAGTCCAAAGTGTTTTCCAGCAGCCATTCTGCTCCATCACATTTTTTGAGAAGCTCTTTTTTGCTTGTAAAACGGTCGGTATTTTGTCCTTGTTCTGATACAGGAAGCTTGCTAAGCAAAGTGTTCAGGTCCATAGACCGCAATAGCCGGTGAATATTGAAAGATAATTGGGAGCAAAAGGTGACGGGCTGTAACAGAACCCACTTTTCCTTTTGGTCTTTCCATTTTGAAAGTAAGGCCTTTTTGATCTGGGATGGGGCTAGCCCCAGGTATTCTCCATTTCTAAGCGGGAAGTAGTCCTTTGGAAATGGGTAGATGACCGCACAATGTGGCCATTCAGGTGCCCGGTCCTGAAATGGTTTTTTTTTCTTTTTGTAAAAAGAAAGGTGTTGGTTGAGGGAAAAAAAGCCATGATGGTTTCTGGCAAGTCCAATATACTGCTGTTGGGTGCCGTTCCTGAAGTCAATTCCAATTACCGGGTGCATATGTTCCTTTTTCATCTCTTGAAGAAAGGGGAAGACACCGGCGGTACAGTTGATATCTGTCAGGGCAAAGGTTTTTAACTCGTTAGATTGAGCCTCTTTTATCAATTGTTGGATGGACATGGTGCCATACTTGAAACTGAAGTAGGAATGACAATTAAGAAACATGACACTGGAAAATCATTAAGTAATCAGGGTAGATGTGTTTGTTTTATAAACATTTTAATGTTTGTAATTTAAACAAAAATTAAATAATGGACAAGAAGAAAGGGCCGGGTTAGGAAAGTAAGGGGATTTTCAAGTTTTCAGGCAGAAAGGTGATTTTTTATTATATTTGTATCCTGAAATCAGGATGGATATGAAAAGTAAGTTGGCTGCTATTTTGACAGCAAAATGCCCCAGATGCCGGAAGGGGAGCCTTTTTCCGGTTACATTATTAAGTTTTAGAAAGCTTTCGGCAGTCAATTCAACCTGTCCTCATTGTAAGGTAGTTCTGGAACCAGAGCCAGATTTTTTCTATGGTGCTATGTATGTGAGCTATGCTTTGTCAGTAGCATTGTTTATCTGTGTCATGGTTGTCCTGAATTTTGTCTTTGGCGACCCAGGCATTTTGGTTTATATTAGTTCTGTTGCCGGGACCAATGTTTTATTCCTGCCATTGATGCTCAGGTACTCAAAAGTCTTGTATTTGTATGCAGCCGGGAAAATCAAGTTTGACCCCAATCTT includes the following:
- a CDS encoding DUF983 domain-containing protein, whose protein sequence is MKSKLAAILTAKCPRCRKGSLFPVTLLSFRKLSAVNSTCPHCKVVLEPEPDFFYGAMYVSYALSVALFICVMVVLNFVFGDPGILVYISSVAGTNVLFLPLMLRYSKVLYLYAAGKIKFDPNLNQ